One Pseudoalteromonas sp. NC201 DNA segment encodes these proteins:
- a CDS encoding TonB-dependent receptor: protein MSKLVTGIGKHNPKRSKLSLVVSSVLLGFSPLWVAAETVGQNDSDVKSATENEAVEVIEVRGIRGSINSAQNIKRFADTVKDVITASDIGALPDKSVTEALQRVPGVTIERFASSDDPKHYADEGTGVLVRGLDRVRSEVNGRDAFSANPSGGLSYEDFPAELLGAVEVVKNQTADLISGGISGTVNLITRKPFDSDDRLISFNAKANYGDFREEVTPSFSALFSDSWETSAGKFGFLIAASSSEYQTRGDGVGLGNFHSRGDSFIPTLDQWGGITGVEPSSPVDGPALPGQPAGSVWHVPVAIHMSTATNDRERTGLTSSLQWANADETIVATLEHIRSEASLEWNERQIGQAAQGFKGFMGSSQNWTENTESGHPLTTDDGFVTSGIALGVSPETPFFYRSRWNYNENTVKDTSFKLTLKPIDRLTVDFDYQRIDSDKEVQNYSMSGQTRGNHVHVVSPYFLDMRGSRPTVEFLSDNILTAGWSPNEDWNGPVPNLFLGSGMEQVERNTAESDSVKLDFKYELDGHFTSVSSGFYMSDKDLTVRDTAYEGWSAIGTPWIQDDRNAAAAVNRPELFERVDFSDYYNGQVLQGPVNNFLFPSMDLVKNYADSLRQGCRDGWHNATNSAANNGTCSGTYVPYADKPNRVEGPFAAHNISSTNEKRTEFYIRGDFDFEFQDIPVVGNVGLRYVNYQLESTGALVQPALIKRGEEGTSLNNVMQQAEYKRYYDIAGGESELSTVDGTDYSTLLPSLNLSFGVSEDVVVRFGASKALYYPSLVDARNISILNLDYTRVLQTPGADYDEATNPVVGLDDISLTALSGNPYLEPEEAINTDLTTEWYFASAGYVTVGLFHKKLDNIIRSRAFDLDVSYGGEDYDVSAYGPANTGSGTIRGMEFSYSQFYDMLPGAWSGLGLQLNFTYIDQDGLEDPNEVSKGTLGFDENGNPLTDNRNTFRVFGGLPLQGYSDQNFNIIGMYEYEDISFRLAYTWRSEYLLTLRESEEYVPAYAEASGMMDASLYYTINEHWKVGFEASNLLDTETKTKYQMDQAGTKTQALNFTTDRRFALSVRATF, encoded by the coding sequence ATGTCAAAACTAGTCACCGGTATTGGTAAACATAACCCTAAACGAAGCAAACTGAGCCTTGTGGTTTCATCTGTACTTCTTGGGTTTTCTCCACTTTGGGTTGCCGCCGAAACTGTGGGTCAAAATGACAGCGATGTCAAATCTGCGACTGAGAACGAAGCGGTTGAAGTCATTGAAGTTCGTGGGATCCGAGGCAGTATCAATAGTGCCCAAAACATCAAGCGCTTCGCTGATACGGTCAAAGACGTGATCACGGCGTCAGATATCGGGGCATTACCAGACAAATCGGTGACTGAAGCGCTGCAACGTGTACCGGGTGTTACGATTGAGCGATTTGCATCGTCCGATGACCCTAAACATTATGCTGATGAAGGTACAGGCGTGTTGGTTCGTGGCCTAGACAGGGTTCGCTCTGAGGTGAATGGCAGAGACGCTTTTAGTGCAAATCCGTCAGGCGGTCTGAGCTATGAAGACTTTCCTGCTGAATTGCTAGGTGCGGTAGAAGTGGTTAAAAACCAAACTGCGGATCTTATTTCAGGCGGTATATCTGGCACGGTGAACCTTATCACCCGCAAACCATTTGACTCTGACGACCGGCTTATCTCGTTCAATGCAAAGGCCAACTATGGCGACTTTAGAGAAGAAGTGACGCCTTCGTTTTCAGCGTTGTTTTCCGACAGTTGGGAAACCAGTGCAGGTAAGTTCGGATTCTTAATTGCGGCTTCCTCATCAGAATATCAGACTCGAGGAGATGGTGTTGGCCTTGGCAATTTCCACTCTCGAGGCGATTCCTTTATTCCTACCTTGGATCAATGGGGTGGCATAACCGGTGTTGAACCATCATCGCCTGTGGATGGCCCCGCTTTACCAGGGCAACCAGCTGGCAGTGTATGGCATGTGCCTGTCGCTATCCATATGAGCACGGCAACTAATGACCGTGAACGTACCGGCTTAACCTCTTCACTGCAGTGGGCAAATGCTGATGAGACCATAGTTGCGACATTAGAGCACATTCGCTCAGAAGCGTCTCTTGAGTGGAACGAGCGGCAAATAGGACAAGCAGCTCAAGGGTTTAAAGGTTTTATGGGGTCTTCACAAAATTGGACTGAAAATACGGAAAGTGGCCACCCACTAACTACAGATGATGGTTTTGTGACTTCCGGTATTGCACTTGGCGTGAGCCCCGAAACGCCATTCTTCTATCGTAGTCGCTGGAATTACAACGAAAATACCGTGAAGGACACTTCATTTAAACTAACGTTAAAACCAATAGATAGATTGACGGTCGATTTTGATTACCAGCGGATCGACTCCGACAAAGAAGTGCAAAACTACAGTATGTCGGGTCAAACACGGGGAAACCATGTTCATGTTGTCTCGCCTTATTTCCTCGATATGCGTGGCTCAAGGCCGACAGTAGAGTTTCTCAGTGACAATATTCTAACGGCAGGTTGGTCACCCAATGAAGATTGGAATGGACCTGTGCCTAACCTGTTTTTGGGCAGCGGTATGGAGCAGGTTGAGCGCAATACGGCAGAATCAGACAGCGTTAAACTGGATTTTAAGTATGAGCTAGACGGTCATTTCACGAGTGTCAGTTCCGGTTTTTATATGTCAGATAAAGACCTAACGGTGCGAGATACCGCTTACGAGGGCTGGTCTGCAATTGGCACCCCTTGGATCCAAGATGACCGAAATGCCGCCGCGGCGGTAAATCGTCCAGAATTATTTGAGCGCGTTGATTTTTCAGATTATTACAATGGTCAGGTATTACAGGGGCCAGTCAATAACTTCTTGTTCCCAAGTATGGATCTGGTGAAAAACTACGCCGACTCTTTGCGCCAAGGTTGTCGTGATGGTTGGCACAATGCCACCAACAGTGCGGCAAACAACGGTACATGCTCTGGCACTTATGTACCTTATGCAGACAAACCCAATCGCGTTGAAGGCCCATTCGCCGCACACAATATAAGTTCGACCAACGAGAAGCGTACTGAATTTTACATTCGCGGTGATTTTGACTTCGAGTTTCAAGACATTCCAGTGGTGGGTAACGTTGGCCTGCGCTATGTAAACTATCAACTAGAGTCTACGGGCGCTTTGGTGCAACCCGCCCTCATCAAACGTGGTGAAGAGGGGACATCACTTAATAATGTGATGCAGCAGGCAGAATATAAGCGATATTACGACATTGCAGGGGGAGAGTCCGAACTCAGTACCGTTGATGGCACAGATTATAGCACTTTGCTTCCGAGCTTAAATTTGAGTTTTGGTGTATCAGAAGACGTAGTGGTGCGATTTGGTGCATCAAAAGCGTTGTATTACCCAAGTTTAGTTGATGCCAGAAATATCAGTATTCTTAACTTGGATTACACTCGCGTGCTACAAACTCCCGGCGCTGATTACGACGAGGCAACTAACCCCGTTGTTGGGCTAGACGATATCAGTCTAACGGCGCTTTCTGGGAATCCATATTTAGAGCCTGAAGAAGCAATAAATACTGATTTAACTACCGAATGGTATTTCGCGTCCGCAGGTTATGTGACGGTAGGACTATTTCACAAAAAGCTAGATAATATAATCCGTAGCCGCGCCTTTGATCTTGATGTTTCTTATGGCGGCGAAGATTATGATGTCTCTGCTTATGGCCCTGCTAACACTGGCTCTGGCACCATTCGTGGGATGGAGTTTTCCTACTCACAATTCTACGACATGTTACCGGGTGCATGGAGCGGTTTAGGTTTGCAACTTAACTTTACCTATATCGATCAAGATGGACTTGAAGATCCAAATGAAGTCTCTAAAGGCACGCTTGGTTTCGATGAAAATGGAAACCCGCTAACCGATAATCGTAATACCTTCCGAGTGTTTGGAGGTTTGCCGCTACAAGGTTACTCAGACCAAAACTTTAATATCATCGGTATGTATGAGTACGAGGACATTTCTTTTCGCCTTGCATACACTTGGCGCTCTGAGTATTTGCTCACACTTAGGGAATCTGAAGAGTACGTCCCTGCCTATGCAGAGGCGTCAGGTATGATGGATGCAAGCTTGTATTACACCATCAACGAGCATTGGAAAGTGGGTTTTGAAGCCAGCAATTTATTGGATACGGAAACAAAAACCAAGTATCAGATGGACCAAGCTGGGACAAAAACGCAGGCACTCAACTTTACCACGGATAGACGTTTTGCATTGAGCGTCCGTGCGACTTTCTAA
- a CDS encoding alanine racemase produces MTILAKGTGDPLQLEGCGWDILAEQVSLPVAVIKQDAISHNANWMVNFAKESQVLLAPHGKTTMSPALFTLQLEHGAWAITVATVPQVSVAIVAGAKRVILANQLVGEYHMKQVASMLTDTDVELYCFVDSIANAHALGTFFTQHSLRISILLEVGVEGGRAGWRNLATIVQLVNVCQQYASLEVAGIGFYEGVIHGHNAEQRIATFVDSVIKTAADLRQKNVFSKALPIITGAGSAWYDVVTKTLNKSEQAQQFRFVIRPGCYLIHDTGIYQDAQQAVLSRSNLACDLGESLVSSLSIWAYVLSTPEPGVAIIGMGKRDVAFDAGMPTPELIYSPPSKQLCSLGGAVKVEKIMDQHAMVSIAFGCEVQVGDMICFSTSHPCLTFDKWRQIGVVERDWVITQTISTYF; encoded by the coding sequence ATGACAATATTAGCGAAAGGCACTGGTGACCCATTGCAACTAGAAGGTTGCGGCTGGGATATTCTCGCAGAGCAGGTCAGTTTGCCAGTTGCAGTGATAAAGCAAGACGCCATCAGCCACAACGCGAATTGGATGGTGAATTTTGCAAAGGAAAGCCAAGTATTATTGGCACCCCACGGCAAGACGACGATGTCACCAGCGCTATTTACACTACAGCTTGAACATGGCGCATGGGCTATCACGGTAGCGACCGTACCACAAGTTTCCGTAGCCATAGTTGCGGGCGCAAAACGAGTGATCTTAGCGAATCAACTTGTTGGCGAATATCATATGAAGCAAGTTGCTAGCATGCTTACTGATACTGACGTTGAGCTCTATTGTTTTGTTGACTCTATTGCAAATGCCCATGCCTTAGGCACATTTTTTACTCAGCATTCGCTGCGCATTTCCATTTTACTCGAGGTGGGAGTTGAAGGTGGTCGCGCTGGTTGGCGCAATCTTGCAACGATAGTGCAGCTAGTCAATGTATGCCAACAGTATGCTAGTTTAGAGGTAGCTGGCATTGGGTTTTATGAAGGCGTGATCCACGGCCATAACGCCGAGCAAAGGATTGCCACATTCGTTGACTCAGTAATAAAAACGGCGGCAGATTTACGACAAAAAAATGTGTTTTCAAAGGCGTTACCTATTATCACGGGGGCGGGGTCTGCTTGGTACGATGTTGTGACAAAGACACTAAACAAAAGTGAACAGGCTCAGCAATTTCGTTTTGTGATCCGTCCCGGCTGCTACCTTATTCACGATACTGGGATCTATCAGGATGCGCAGCAAGCGGTGTTATCACGGAGCAATCTCGCTTGCGATTTGGGAGAAAGTTTGGTGTCGAGCTTAAGTATATGGGCTTACGTGCTTTCGACTCCAGAGCCGGGTGTCGCGATAATTGGCATGGGTAAAAGGGATGTCGCATTTGATGCTGGCATGCCCACACCAGAGCTGATTTACTCTCCGCCGTCAAAGCAGCTGTGCTCATTAGGCGGCGCGGTAAAGGTCGAAAAAATCATGGATCAACACGCTATGGTAAGTATTGCATTTGGATGCGAGGTGCAGGTTGGCGATATGATCTGCTTTTCGACTTCTCATCCTTGCTTGACCTTTGATAAGTGGCGACAAATTGGTGTTGTCGAGCGGGATTGGGTGATCACCCAAACCATTTCTACCTATTTTTAA
- a CDS encoding MurR/RpiR family transcriptional regulator, with product MDIISKIKEGLGHFSPAEEKVARLILAELNFAASASISELAEKAQVSHASITRLARSLGCINVRDLKFQLTQSAAIGERFTNPEPIEKEKISHVYTSIQEILTLNAGLIDEAVVEQASEVICATRHCLIFGVGGGSSLMAQECQNRLFRLDVLSNAHSDPMMMRMVAATVNKGDVVICLSLSGVSPDVKAAALIAKEYGAEVIAICPVSDLADIADHHLAIKTQESDYIFKPSAARYAMMAAVDILSSEVAIRNQKRSREKLRRLKTQLDQHRDKNSNMPPADKRFPLGD from the coding sequence GTGGACATTATTAGCAAAATTAAGGAAGGTTTGGGGCATTTTAGCCCAGCGGAAGAAAAAGTCGCTCGGCTTATTTTGGCTGAGCTTAACTTTGCCGCAAGCGCATCCATTAGTGAGTTAGCTGAAAAAGCACAGGTCAGTCATGCCAGCATCACACGGTTAGCGCGTAGCTTAGGCTGCATCAATGTACGTGACCTTAAGTTTCAGCTGACACAATCAGCCGCAATTGGTGAGCGTTTTACAAATCCTGAGCCAATTGAAAAAGAAAAGATTTCTCATGTTTATACCTCTATTCAGGAGATCCTTACGCTCAATGCGGGACTCATCGATGAAGCGGTTGTGGAGCAGGCGAGTGAAGTGATTTGCGCCACACGTCATTGCTTAATTTTTGGGGTTGGTGGTGGTAGCAGCCTGATGGCACAAGAATGTCAAAATCGCTTATTTCGCTTGGACGTACTTAGTAATGCTCACTCCGATCCTATGATGATGCGCATGGTTGCCGCAACCGTGAATAAAGGGGATGTGGTGATTTGTCTCTCGCTTAGTGGTGTTTCTCCTGATGTGAAAGCGGCGGCGCTTATCGCCAAAGAGTATGGTGCTGAGGTTATTGCTATTTGCCCAGTGAGCGACTTGGCGGACATTGCCGATCACCACTTAGCCATCAAAACTCAAGAAAGTGATTACATCTTTAAGCCCAGCGCTGCACGCTATGCCATGATGGCGGCAGTGGATATCTTGTCGAGCGAAGTTGCTATCCGCAATCAAAAGCGCTCAAGAGAAAAGCTTCGACGGCTTAAAACCCAGTTAGATCAGCATCGAGATAAAAACAGCAATATGCCACCTGCCGATAAACGCTTTCCGCTGGGGGATTAA
- a CDS encoding N-acyl-D-amino-acid deacylase family protein, with protein MLSSSPYVDILIQGATVYFEPDSEAQVVDVAISKDKIVALGNCSHLQALQCIDATGLVLAPGFIDVHTHDDLEVLRGPHMLSKVSQGVTTVIAGNCGISAVPYCADQAPLDPINLLGEQSEFAYRELQDYQHAFSKAAPSVNLAMLVGHTTLRAQVMTDLSQAANAQELEQMKTLLHQAMAQGAIGFSTGLAYYNAKGASQAEVNALAEVVTPFDGIYTTHLRTEFQGVIRAMDEAFATAEHAKLPLVISHIKCAGRENWGRAPEVLAHFELHRKTHPVSCDCYPYAASSSTLDLNQVTEETDIFITWSESHPELAQQSLANIATQWQVSQRDAAKRLQPAGAVYHCMLEDDVQRFVSYEHSMVGSDGLPCDPHPHPRLWGTFPRVLGHYCREQQSLPLALAIHKMTALPAARFKLRQRGNIQIGYFADLVLFDPNRVLDQASYSNPKQLASGIVKVWVNGKLSYVEGANADTIVDFGRAGRFLTRQN; from the coding sequence ATGCTGAGCTCATCTCCTTATGTTGATATCCTCATTCAAGGCGCAACGGTGTATTTTGAACCAGATTCTGAAGCGCAAGTGGTGGATGTCGCGATTAGCAAAGACAAAATTGTTGCGCTTGGCAACTGCAGCCATTTGCAAGCACTGCAATGCATCGATGCCACGGGCTTAGTGCTCGCGCCTGGTTTTATTGACGTACATACCCATGATGATCTTGAAGTTCTGCGAGGCCCACATATGCTGAGCAAAGTGAGCCAAGGTGTCACCACCGTCATTGCCGGTAATTGTGGCATTAGCGCAGTGCCTTATTGTGCAGATCAAGCGCCGCTTGACCCCATTAACTTACTCGGGGAACAGTCAGAATTCGCCTATCGTGAACTACAGGATTATCAACACGCCTTTAGTAAGGCTGCTCCGAGTGTCAATTTAGCCATGTTAGTTGGTCATACAACGCTCAGAGCGCAGGTCATGACGGATTTATCTCAAGCCGCCAATGCGCAAGAACTTGAACAGATGAAAACCTTGCTGCATCAAGCGATGGCGCAGGGGGCGATAGGCTTTAGTACTGGCCTTGCTTATTACAATGCGAAGGGGGCAAGTCAAGCTGAAGTGAATGCGTTGGCCGAGGTTGTTACACCATTTGATGGTATCTATACCACGCATTTACGCACAGAATTTCAAGGAGTCATCCGAGCTATGGATGAAGCCTTTGCTACGGCAGAGCATGCCAAACTGCCGCTGGTTATTTCACATATAAAATGCGCTGGTAGAGAGAATTGGGGCAGAGCGCCTGAGGTATTAGCGCATTTTGAACTGCATAGAAAAACGCATCCAGTGAGCTGCGATTGCTACCCTTACGCCGCGAGCTCAAGCACCTTAGATCTTAATCAAGTGACGGAGGAGACGGACATTTTTATTACTTGGTCGGAGTCTCATCCAGAACTTGCACAGCAAAGCTTGGCAAACATTGCCACGCAATGGCAAGTGTCTCAGCGTGATGCTGCAAAGCGCTTGCAGCCAGCGGGCGCTGTGTATCACTGTATGCTGGAAGATGATGTGCAGCGGTTTGTAAGTTATGAACACAGCATGGTGGGGTCTGATGGTTTGCCGTGCGATCCGCATCCGCATCCGAGACTGTGGGGGACATTTCCGCGGGTGCTTGGACATTACTGTAGAGAACAACAATCGCTGCCGTTGGCATTGGCTATCCACAAAATGACAGCGTTACCAGCAGCGCGCTTTAAGCTGCGGCAACGTGGCAATATTCAAATTGGTTATTTCGCCGATCTGGTGTTATTCGACCCCAACCGGGTGTTAGACCAAGCAAGTTACAGTAATCCAAAACAACTTGCCTCAGGCATTGTGAAGGTTTGGGTGAATGGCAAGCTCAGCTATGTTGAGGGCGCGAATGCAGACACCATTGTCGATTTCGGCCGAGCAGGGCGATTTTTAACGCGTCAAAACTAA
- a CDS encoding RidA family protein, which produces MTIRRIGAEGGTGTGGQHLPFARAVEAGGWLKVSGQTPMRNGEVVEGGIVEQSRLAIENCIAIMTEAGYGLEHVTHVSVVLTDARYFQSFNKVFAEYFSAHPPARICMVADLVVDCKVEVDVTCYKGE; this is translated from the coding sequence ATGACAATAAGAAGAATAGGTGCTGAGGGCGGCACGGGCACTGGTGGACAACACTTACCCTTTGCACGAGCGGTTGAAGCTGGCGGTTGGTTAAAGGTCTCGGGGCAAACGCCAATGCGAAATGGTGAAGTGGTTGAGGGTGGCATTGTAGAGCAGTCGCGTCTGGCCATAGAAAACTGTATCGCGATTATGACCGAGGCAGGTTATGGCCTTGAGCATGTTACGCATGTCTCTGTGGTATTAACTGACGCAAGATATTTTCAGTCCTTTAATAAGGTTTTTGCAGAGTATTTTTCAGCGCATCCTCCTGCGCGAATTTGCATGGTTGCCGACTTAGTCGTGGACTGTAAAGTAGAGGTTGATGTCACCTGTTACAAAGGCGAATAG
- a CDS encoding sodium:solute symporter family protein, with protein sequence MTDSQQVYLLIFLLYLSAMITVSWLASRWQRSNCDYLLAGRKVPLMLTLGTTVATMVGTGSSMGAVGFAYQHGWAGTLYGIGGALGILLLAWLFAPVRAERFATMSEELASYVGNHQVVKKLLAILIYAASVGWLGAHLIGGGMYLAWLTGLDEISAKLIIGLGLAVYVTLGGYSAVVWTDAIQAVILFSGFLLMTYFVVEVVGGWQTLTSASVAAGAGLFSYQNIGLLPAISMALAVLVGVLATPSFRQRIYSAKSISSIRMSFIISGLLYLGFSCIPAVIGIGAYAVNSSLDNPSFAFPYLALTAMPVLIGGFILLAGISATLSSASSDAIAGVSVLVADIYLTWCKGNIAPHNPLLVSRIAMLTTVSLALFMAVLSSDIISYITKMISVVLAGLCVMGLLGRFWQGYTWQGSLVTLMAGSVAALLVGMNDDWQAYFGNPIIPALLSALVFGVLTSIVTKPSVTASSEKTEVAS encoded by the coding sequence ATGACGGATAGTCAGCAAGTGTATTTGCTTATTTTTCTGTTGTATTTGTCTGCCATGATAACGGTGAGTTGGCTGGCATCTCGGTGGCAACGGTCAAATTGTGACTATTTATTAGCTGGGCGAAAAGTACCGTTGATGCTGACACTAGGCACCACCGTTGCCACTATGGTTGGCACTGGCTCGTCGATGGGAGCGGTAGGCTTTGCCTATCAACACGGTTGGGCGGGCACGCTTTATGGCATTGGCGGCGCGCTAGGTATTTTATTGCTAGCTTGGTTGTTTGCACCGGTTAGGGCTGAGCGCTTTGCGACAATGAGCGAAGAGTTAGCAAGCTATGTAGGCAATCATCAAGTCGTTAAAAAGCTCTTAGCAATATTGATTTACGCGGCAAGTGTCGGCTGGCTTGGCGCACATTTGATTGGCGGGGGCATGTATTTAGCTTGGCTCACTGGGTTAGATGAGATCAGTGCAAAACTGATTATTGGACTGGGGCTTGCGGTATACGTAACCTTAGGTGGATATTCGGCGGTAGTCTGGACGGATGCTATTCAGGCCGTTATTTTGTTTTCGGGCTTTTTGTTGATGACCTACTTTGTAGTCGAGGTGGTCGGTGGTTGGCAAACACTAACCAGTGCTTCGGTTGCAGCGGGAGCTGGGCTCTTTTCATATCAAAATATTGGTTTGTTGCCTGCTATTTCAATGGCGCTGGCAGTGCTGGTGGGCGTATTGGCAACACCATCGTTTAGGCAGCGGATCTACTCCGCCAAAAGCATAAGCAGTATTCGTATGTCGTTTATTATCTCGGGATTACTTTATTTAGGGTTTTCATGTATTCCTGCTGTGATTGGTATTGGTGCTTATGCAGTTAACTCGAGTTTAGACAACCCTTCATTTGCTTTTCCCTATTTGGCGTTAACGGCGATGCCGGTGTTGATTGGCGGCTTTATTTTATTGGCGGGTATTTCCGCAACGCTTTCTAGTGCCAGCTCCGATGCCATTGCTGGAGTCAGTGTGTTGGTTGCTGATATTTATCTGACTTGGTGTAAGGGAAATATTGCGCCACACAATCCGCTTTTGGTCTCTCGTATTGCCATGTTGACTACCGTATCGCTGGCATTATTTATGGCGGTGCTGTCGAGCGACATTATCAGCTATATCACCAAAATGATTTCCGTTGTATTAGCGGGGCTTTGTGTGATGGGGTTATTGGGGCGCTTTTGGCAAGGTTATACTTGGCAAGGCAGTTTAGTCACCTTGATGGCAGGTTCAGTGGCTGCCCTACTCGTTGGTATGAACGACGATTGGCAGGCTTATTTTGGTAACCCGATTATTCCTGCGCTGCTCAGTGCTTTGGTGTTTGGTGTATTGACGAGTATCGTGACAAAACCCAGTGTTACCGCATCGTCTGAAAAAACGGAAGTGGCATCATGA
- a CDS encoding sugar kinase yields the protein MKGAIKQLLCFGECMVEHRADGTSSFGGDTFNTAWYMAQLLKQSNDNHIAVSFASAIGTDKASTNLLDILSNTNIRQDYISLEPHSALGEYWITLDEKGERRFTFAREHSPARHYFKRDETLTQALHNKEIDAIYLSGISLAIICESQRKHLFEALAAFKNRGGLIFFDNNYRQTLWRSDNPKLSYQAVMALADIAFLTDEDEYAVYGTANVDEIIAEHQKQRSQLLVIRQGAQPCVLAPADDSSPIYIAAQNIAPQLILDTCGAGDAFAAGFLAHWLKGCDLQTAACFAHQVAAEAIQHHGALISADFLPKLVTQE from the coding sequence ATGAAAGGCGCAATAAAACAGTTGCTGTGTTTTGGTGAATGCATGGTGGAGCATAGAGCAGATGGCACTAGCTCGTTTGGCGGTGATACCTTTAACACGGCTTGGTACATGGCTCAGTTACTCAAACAAAGCAACGATAACCACATCGCAGTTAGTTTTGCCAGCGCCATTGGTACGGACAAGGCCAGTACAAACTTGCTTGATATATTGTCAAACACCAACATTAGACAAGACTATATTTCGCTTGAACCACATAGCGCGCTTGGCGAGTACTGGATTACGCTCGATGAGAAAGGAGAGCGACGCTTTACCTTTGCCCGTGAGCACAGCCCTGCAAGGCATTATTTTAAGCGTGATGAGACGTTAACTCAGGCACTTCACAACAAGGAGATTGATGCAATTTATCTCTCTGGAATAAGCCTTGCCATTATATGTGAGTCGCAGAGAAAGCACTTGTTTGAGGCGTTAGCCGCGTTTAAAAACAGAGGTGGGCTCATATTTTTTGATAACAACTATCGCCAAACCCTTTGGCGTAGCGATAACCCAAAATTGAGTTATCAGGCTGTAATGGCGCTGGCGGACATCGCATTTTTAACCGACGAGGACGAATATGCAGTGTATGGCACCGCAAATGTGGACGAAATAATCGCAGAGCATCAAAAGCAAAGATCACAACTCTTAGTTATTCGCCAAGGTGCTCAGCCATGCGTGCTCGCGCCAGCTGATGATTCTTCACCTATTTATATCGCGGCGCAAAACATAGCGCCGCAGCTTATCTTAGATACCTGTGGTGCAGGAGATGCATTTGCGGCAGGGTTTTTAGCACATTGGCTGAAAGGTTGCGATTTGCAAACGGCTGCTTGCTTTGCACACCAAGTTGCCGCCGAGGCTATTCAGCATCACGGCGCGCTGATATCCGCCGACTTTCTGCCAAAGCTTGTTACTCAGGAATAG